One region of Trinickia violacea genomic DNA includes:
- a CDS encoding NADPH-dependent F420 reductase — MLATPWTVTSDALGQTGSVQGKKIMWDCTNALKPDLSGLAIGTTTSGAEEIAKLAPWATVVKAIPPFAEMLHSPSMLIGEHRPNVFVCSDDADARAVIARLVDEIGAQPVDAGPLALARYAEPAAMLLVQLAYQQGLGARIGLSLLHEPPRGASDGPRS, encoded by the coding sequence GTGCTGGCCACGCCTTGGACTGTGACGTCCGACGCGCTCGGACAGACCGGCAGCGTGCAGGGTAAAAAGATCATGTGGGATTGCACGAACGCGCTCAAACCCGACCTGAGCGGTCTTGCCATCGGGACAACGACATCCGGCGCGGAAGAGATCGCGAAACTCGCGCCGTGGGCGACTGTGGTCAAGGCAATCCCGCCATTCGCGGAGATGTTGCACTCGCCCAGCATGCTTATCGGCGAGCACCGTCCAAACGTGTTTGTCTGCAGCGACGACGCCGATGCGCGGGCGGTCATCGCGAGGCTCGTCGACGAGATTGGCGCACAACCGGTCGACGCGGGGCCGCTTGCCCTTGCGCGGTACGCCGAACCCGCGGCGATGCTGCTGGTGCAGCTCGCCTATCAACAGGGGCTCGGCGCCCGGATCGGGCTGTCGTTGCTGCATGAGCCGCCGCGCGGCGCGTCTGACGGCCCGCGTTCCTGA
- a CDS encoding dienelactone hydrolase family protein — protein MEPRLQMQEITIPVEDASLMGTLALPQDAQSLVLLAHGSGSSRFSPRNQYVATELNRASMGTLLMDLLSEQEDTCPAARFDIELLAVRLAQATAWIAAKQTTRLSFGYFGASTGAAAAIRAAHVSSVPIEAIVSRGGRPDLAGRDVLAVAKAPTLLVVGGLDATVIEVNREAFALLECPKGLVIVPGATHLFEEPGTLEAVARYAVQWFERYLGA, from the coding sequence ATGGAACCTCGGCTCCAAATGCAGGAAATCACCATTCCGGTGGAAGACGCCTCCCTGATGGGCACGCTCGCGCTGCCACAGGACGCTCAATCACTGGTTCTGCTCGCGCACGGCAGCGGCAGTTCACGGTTCAGCCCGCGTAACCAGTACGTGGCCACCGAACTCAACCGGGCCAGCATGGGAACGCTGCTGATGGACTTGCTCTCCGAACAGGAAGACACCTGTCCCGCTGCCCGCTTCGACATCGAGCTGCTGGCGGTGCGTCTCGCGCAAGCAACGGCCTGGATCGCGGCGAAGCAGACGACACGCCTCTCGTTTGGCTACTTCGGCGCAAGCACGGGCGCGGCCGCGGCGATCCGCGCGGCGCACGTGTCGTCGGTCCCGATTGAGGCGATCGTTTCGCGAGGCGGCAGACCCGATCTCGCCGGACGCGACGTCCTCGCCGTGGCGAAGGCGCCTACGTTGCTCGTGGTAGGCGGCCTCGACGCCACTGTCATCGAAGTCAACCGGGAGGCTTTCGCTCTGCTCGAGTGTCCGAAGGGTCTCGTGATCGTCCCCGGCGCGACCCACCTGTTCGAAGAGCCCGGCACACTGGAAGCCGTTGCGCGGTACGCGGTGCAGTGGTTCGAGCGTTATCTCGGCGCCTAA
- a CDS encoding NAD(P)-binding domain-containing protein has translation MNIGIIGAGNVGTGLAKHLIPNGHAVMLSFSPDMDKLKATAAELGARVGTVAEAVQFADLVCWPRLGL, from the coding sequence GTGAACATTGGAATCATCGGAGCCGGTAACGTCGGAACCGGCCTCGCGAAACATCTCATCCCGAACGGCCATGCCGTGATGCTGAGCTTCAGTCCCGACATGGACAAGCTCAAAGCGACCGCCGCCGAGCTCGGCGCGCGCGTCGGCACGGTCGCCGAAGCGGTGCAGTTCGCGGACCTGGTGTGCTGGCCACGCCTTGGACTGTGA
- a CDS encoding diguanylate cyclase domain-containing protein, with translation MRQPTPPVSPPRTPRPTLQSVLRRAHLRLAFVAIAMAAVSLIVVAVIALRAYASNNLNLLARSLGYTVEAALVFGDRVAAAEAIGVIANEEDVAEVVVTDAKGLPFAAWHLPAGNATARLEREVAGIALPGPVTTLVLHDGIVVGHIEVRGQGHQFFGFLLGGLGGIVACLAVSVLGAYVSSQRLLRNIVAPLHALAGVAHAVRRERAFERRVEPVAIAELNQLGDDFNALLDEFEDWQNSLREENASLEHQASHDALTGLPNRVQFESRLARALGEAAVTGQRVAVLYLDCDRFKEINDCLGHEAGDVVLIGIAARLRMQLREADLVARFGGDEFAVMLAPMREAASAGRIAEEVLASMAPTIVLPDGHTVATMMSIGVALYPDHACDAIGLLRAADAAMYRAKRARPGSWQFAEGVAGPA, from the coding sequence ATGAGACAGCCCACGCCCCCCGTTTCCCCTCCGCGCACGCCGCGCCCGACGCTGCAAAGCGTGTTGCGCCGCGCGCACCTGCGCCTGGCGTTCGTCGCGATCGCGATGGCCGCCGTGTCGTTGATCGTGGTCGCCGTGATCGCGCTGCGTGCCTATGCCAGCAACAATCTGAACCTGCTGGCCCGCTCGCTCGGCTATACGGTCGAGGCGGCGCTGGTGTTCGGCGACCGCGTAGCGGCGGCCGAGGCGATCGGGGTGATCGCCAACGAAGAGGACGTGGCCGAGGTCGTCGTCACAGATGCAAAGGGCCTGCCGTTCGCGGCGTGGCACTTGCCCGCCGGCAATGCAACCGCCAGGCTCGAGCGGGAGGTGGCCGGCATTGCGCTGCCCGGTCCCGTGACCACGTTGGTGCTGCACGACGGCATCGTCGTCGGTCACATCGAAGTGCGCGGCCAGGGTCACCAGTTTTTTGGCTTCCTGCTCGGCGGCCTCGGCGGCATCGTGGCCTGCCTCGCCGTTAGCGTGCTCGGCGCCTATGTCAGCTCGCAGCGTCTGCTGCGCAATATCGTCGCGCCGCTGCACGCGCTGGCCGGCGTCGCCCACGCGGTGCGGCGCGAGCGCGCGTTCGAGCGGCGGGTCGAGCCCGTGGCGATCGCGGAACTGAACCAGCTCGGCGACGACTTCAACGCCTTGCTCGACGAATTCGAAGACTGGCAAAACAGCCTGCGCGAAGAAAACGCCTCGCTCGAACACCAGGCCAGCCACGACGCCCTTACGGGCCTGCCCAACCGCGTGCAGTTCGAGTCGCGCCTCGCGCGCGCCCTCGGCGAGGCCGCGGTGACGGGCCAGCGGGTCGCCGTGCTATATCTCGACTGTGACCGTTTCAAGGAGATCAACGACTGCCTCGGTCATGAAGCCGGCGACGTGGTGCTGATCGGCATTGCGGCGCGGCTGCGCATGCAGTTGCGCGAGGCCGATCTGGTCGCGCGCTTTGGCGGCGACGAATTCGCCGTGATGCTGGCGCCAATGCGCGAAGCGGCCAGCGCCGGCCGTATCGCCGAGGAGGTGCTGGCCAGCATGGCACCGACGATCGTCTTGCCCGATGGCCACACGGTGGCCACCATGATGAGCATCGGCGTTGCGCTGTATCCCGATCATGCATGCGACGCGATCGGCTTGCTGCGCGCCGCAGATGCAGCGATGTATCGGGCCAAGCGCGCGCGGCCGGGGTCGTGGCAGTTTGCCGAAGGCGTCGCCGGACCGGCTTGA
- a CDS encoding SRPBCC domain-containing protein, translating into MSASPNSRARAVADVNRGTILAVVEIAAAAQKIFDALTSSEVTRWWGSPDTYQTTEWQAEVRPGGKWRAGGVSADGRSFSVGGEYLEVSPPTRLVQTWVADWDGGNTTTITYELSPIDGGTRLTLWHEGFAGRPQSCAGHAQGWERVFGWLTAYASEEGKLSHFLCRLIPPRPDFAQTLNALEKSAMSEHSKYWAGKLQEGIVVAFGPVLDPRGGWGVGIVRAKDEASVEAMRDADPAMVADIGMQYEILPMMTAVY; encoded by the coding sequence ATGAGCGCTTCGCCCAATAGCAGAGCCCGCGCTGTTGCCGATGTCAACCGCGGCACGATATTGGCCGTCGTGGAAATCGCGGCTGCCGCGCAGAAGATTTTCGACGCCTTGACTTCCAGCGAAGTCACCCGCTGGTGGGGGTCGCCTGATACTTACCAGACCACCGAGTGGCAGGCCGAGGTTCGACCAGGCGGCAAATGGCGCGCGGGTGGCGTGAGTGCAGACGGCCGCTCCTTCAGCGTAGGGGGAGAGTACCTGGAAGTGTCGCCGCCAACGCGACTTGTGCAGACCTGGGTGGCGGATTGGGACGGCGGCAACACCACGACGATCACATACGAACTCAGTCCGATCGATGGCGGCACGCGACTGACGCTGTGGCACGAAGGATTCGCCGGCCGTCCACAATCCTGTGCCGGACACGCACAAGGCTGGGAGCGCGTGTTCGGGTGGCTCACGGCGTACGCATCGGAAGAGGGGAAGCTCTCCCATTTCCTGTGCCGGCTGATCCCCCCGCGGCCAGACTTCGCCCAGACGCTAAATGCGCTGGAGAAGTCGGCGATGAGCGAACATTCCAAGTACTGGGCTGGGAAGCTTCAGGAGGGCATTGTCGTCGCATTCGGGCCGGTGCTTGACCCAAGGGGCGGCTGGGGTGTGGGTATCGTCCGCGCCAAGGACGAGGCCAGTGTCGAAGCGATGCGCGACGCCGATCCGGCGATGGTGGCGGACATTGGTATGCAATACGAAATACTTCCGATGATGACGGCGGTGTACTAG
- a CDS encoding four-helix bundle copper-binding protein encodes MAKCIRLNADCASLCRLTSAALARQSHFAPEFCELCARICDECAEECARHAPEHCGTCSDACRRCAEACRAI; translated from the coding sequence ATGGCCAAATGTATTCGCCTCAACGCCGATTGCGCTTCGCTATGCCGCCTCACATCTGCGGCGTTGGCTCGACAAAGCCATTTCGCACCCGAGTTTTGCGAACTCTGCGCACGGATCTGTGACGAGTGCGCCGAGGAATGTGCGCGGCACGCACCCGAGCACTGCGGCACATGCAGCGATGCGTGCCGGAGATGCGCGGAAGCCTGCCGGGCAATCTAA
- a CDS encoding aldehyde dehydrogenase family protein has protein sequence MNQEPTRMPQRKRLASGQLLIDGKWRNASDGATVPTVDPTTEETITEVAKATLEDAESAVASARRAFEAGDWSRLHHEARAKILFRVADLLDERAEDFALREAMDMGMPYRDFLDVIMPHCSGLFRLFGGLAMHAMDGAYRATYEPHTRILTRREPLGVVAAITPFNFPLALTCSKVAPALAAGNTIVHKPASDTPLTALALAQVILDAGVPDGVYNLVTGPGGTLGDALVRHPLVDKIAFTGSTAVGQNIIRNGAATLKHTTMELGGKSPNIIFADADLDAAVQAAFWGIFWNKGEVCVAGSRLLVERPIYDEVVERLAALANAAVLGDPLDPRTQMGPLASKAEFDKVRQYVESGKASSARLVAGGDVRKIDGRGLFIEPTVFADATNELKISRDEIFGPVLPIIPFDGDEEAVRIANDTPYGLAAGIQTRDLSRALRLADRIAAGTVWINTWHKYHPNGPFGGYKMSGYGREQGAEALESYTQYKSIWANIA, from the coding sequence ATGAATCAGGAACCGACGCGGATGCCGCAGCGCAAACGATTGGCGAGCGGACAGCTTCTGATCGACGGCAAATGGCGTAACGCATCGGACGGCGCAACCGTCCCGACCGTCGATCCCACCACCGAGGAAACCATTACGGAGGTTGCGAAGGCGACCCTCGAGGACGCCGAGTCAGCGGTTGCCTCGGCGCGCAGAGCATTCGAAGCGGGCGACTGGTCGCGCCTGCATCACGAAGCGCGCGCAAAAATCCTGTTCCGCGTGGCCGATCTGCTCGACGAGCGGGCGGAAGACTTCGCGCTACGCGAAGCAATGGATATGGGCATGCCTTATCGCGACTTTCTCGACGTCATCATGCCGCACTGTTCCGGGCTATTCCGCCTTTTCGGCGGGCTTGCCATGCATGCGATGGACGGCGCCTATCGCGCGACCTACGAACCGCACACCCGGATTCTCACGCGTCGCGAGCCGCTCGGCGTGGTGGCGGCGATTACGCCCTTCAATTTTCCGCTGGCACTCACCTGCTCCAAAGTCGCGCCGGCATTGGCCGCCGGCAACACCATCGTGCACAAGCCAGCCTCCGACACGCCGCTGACGGCGCTGGCCCTCGCCCAGGTCATACTCGACGCGGGTGTGCCGGACGGCGTGTACAACCTCGTCACCGGCCCCGGCGGCACGCTTGGCGACGCGCTGGTCAGACATCCACTCGTCGACAAGATTGCCTTTACCGGTTCCACAGCCGTGGGGCAGAACATCATCCGCAACGGCGCGGCGACGCTCAAGCACACGACGATGGAGTTGGGCGGCAAGTCGCCGAACATCATCTTCGCCGACGCCGATCTCGATGCGGCGGTGCAGGCGGCGTTCTGGGGCATCTTCTGGAACAAGGGCGAAGTCTGCGTCGCGGGCTCGCGGCTGCTCGTCGAGCGGCCCATCTACGATGAAGTCGTCGAGCGGCTCGCCGCACTGGCCAACGCCGCGGTGCTGGGCGATCCACTCGACCCGCGGACCCAGATGGGGCCTCTCGCTTCGAAGGCCGAGTTCGACAAGGTGCGGCAATACGTCGAATCCGGCAAGGCGTCGAGCGCGCGCCTCGTCGCTGGCGGCGATGTGCGCAAGATCGATGGCCGTGGCCTGTTCATCGAACCCACCGTCTTCGCCGACGCCACCAACGAACTGAAAATCAGTCGCGATGAGATTTTTGGGCCGGTCCTGCCGATCATTCCGTTCGATGGTGACGAAGAAGCCGTGCGCATTGCGAACGACACGCCATACGGCCTCGCTGCGGGCATCCAGACCCGCGATCTGAGCCGAGCGCTGCGTCTCGCGGACCGCATCGCGGCCGGCACAGTCTGGATCAACACTTGGCATAAGTACCATCCCAACGGGCCCTTCGGCGGCTACAAGATGTCCGGCTACGGGCGCGAACAAGGTGCGGAGGCGCTCGAAAGCTACACGCAGTACAAGTCCATCTGGGCAAACATTGCGTGA
- a CDS encoding CapA family protein: protein MNCVKLFLCGDVMLGRGIDQILPHPNRPHLFEPYMRSARDYVSLAEAKNGPLPECVPFGYVWGDALPELQRMCPAARIINLETAVTSSEDASPRKGIHYRMHPANAPVLSAAKIDCCALANNHVLDWGYRGLKETLNALRSAGIHTAGAGQDDIEAGAPALIELAGGGRVMIFAFATECSGVGADWAADRGRPGVNRLSDLSPDTVCTIAAQVRAVRQAADVVIVSIHWGENFDFDIPASQRYFAHELIDSAGVDLIHGHSSHHVKGIELYRGKLVLYGAGDFINDYEGIAGQEAFRSDLALMYFPTLDLETGTLAELSMTPMQTHHFQINRAPDEGIRWLHETLNRESQPLGATVERSGNDTLVLRAGA, encoded by the coding sequence ATGAACTGCGTCAAGCTGTTTCTGTGCGGGGACGTGATGTTGGGGCGCGGTATCGATCAGATACTGCCGCATCCGAACCGGCCCCATCTCTTCGAGCCCTATATGCGTTCGGCGAGAGACTATGTGAGCCTCGCCGAAGCGAAAAACGGCCCGTTACCGGAGTGTGTCCCGTTCGGCTACGTGTGGGGCGATGCGCTGCCCGAACTGCAGCGCATGTGTCCTGCCGCGCGCATCATCAACCTCGAGACGGCCGTCACATCCAGCGAGGACGCATCGCCCAGAAAGGGCATCCACTACCGCATGCATCCTGCCAACGCGCCCGTCTTGAGCGCCGCGAAAATCGACTGCTGCGCGCTCGCGAATAATCATGTGCTCGACTGGGGCTATCGCGGGTTGAAGGAAACTCTGAATGCCTTGCGTTCAGCCGGCATTCATACGGCTGGCGCGGGGCAGGACGACATCGAGGCGGGCGCGCCTGCCTTGATCGAACTGGCGGGCGGCGGCAGAGTGATGATCTTCGCCTTTGCCACGGAATGCAGCGGCGTGGGCGCGGACTGGGCCGCCGATCGGGGCCGCCCCGGCGTGAACCGGCTCTCTGATCTTTCGCCTGACACCGTATGCACGATCGCGGCGCAGGTGCGAGCGGTCAGGCAGGCAGCCGACGTCGTCATCGTCTCGATCCATTGGGGCGAGAACTTCGATTTCGACATACCTGCTTCGCAGCGATACTTCGCGCACGAACTCATCGATTCGGCGGGCGTAGATCTCATACACGGCCATTCGTCGCACCACGTGAAGGGCATCGAGCTGTATCGAGGCAAACTCGTCCTGTACGGTGCCGGGGACTTCATCAACGACTATGAAGGTATCGCCGGTCAGGAAGCGTTTCGCAGCGACCTTGCGCTGATGTATTTCCCCACGCTCGACCTTGAAACGGGCACGCTGGCCGAACTGTCGATGACGCCGATGCAGACACACCACTTCCAAATCAACCGGGCGCCTGACGAAGGCATTCGATGGTTACACGAAACGCTGAATCGGGAGAGTCAGCCATTGGGCGCCACTGTGGAGCGTAGCGGTAACGACACGCTCGTGCTGCGTGCGGGCGCTTAG
- a CDS encoding OmpA family protein has translation MRDSFPESIWRMCIGSALLLCMLLGGCQTPPLYRGLTQTQVKALRSAGFQETEQGFEFGSNDPILFDFDRYNLKPDVRRSVERIGHTLASVGLNSVRVYGYTDGEGTDAYNIRLSKRRAETVAIELVDTGLAAGRVHTIGKGKRDPVGDNRTAAGRAQNRRAAIVVSTR, from the coding sequence ATGAGAGACTCGTTTCCTGAAAGCATTTGGCGGATGTGCATCGGGAGCGCACTGCTCCTGTGCATGCTGCTTGGGGGCTGCCAGACGCCACCGCTTTACCGCGGTCTGACCCAGACGCAGGTCAAGGCGCTCAGGTCGGCAGGATTCCAAGAGACTGAGCAGGGCTTCGAGTTCGGCTCGAACGACCCGATCCTGTTCGACTTCGACCGCTACAACCTCAAGCCTGACGTCCGCCGGAGCGTCGAGCGCATCGGCCACACGCTCGCGTCGGTGGGGCTCAACAGCGTGCGCGTCTATGGCTACACCGACGGGGAGGGCACGGACGCCTACAACATTCGGTTGTCCAAGCGCCGTGCCGAGACCGTAGCGATCGAACTGGTCGACACCGGCCTTGCTGCCGGCCGCGTCCACACCATCGGGAAAGGCAAGCGCGACCCGGTGGGTGACAACCGCACTGCTGCCGGCCGGGCGCAGAACCGCCGCGCGGCGATCGTCGTCTCGACGCGTTGA
- a CDS encoding LysR family transcriptional regulator has protein sequence MKTNGGGSIDLFRALKTFAATAESTSFSEAGRQLGVTPGAVSKQIGMLETLLGCRLFQRTTRHLSVTDEGRRLYTMVHEPAQQIEDAIAALSSDETQLSGTVKVSLPIAFSRVALLPVLSRFRERYPQVTLDLRFENRHVDLISEGYDCAIGQLHDTDSSVVARTLAPLTLILCAAPAYLEQHGAPQSIEDLTHHELISFRSPSSGRIQTWKLQARNKEVVFEPGSHLIVSDTEALTELALGGCGIALLGAHHAAGLIAAGKLKCVLTKFVSRRSDICIYYAARKHLPPRVAAFVEFVVEEVRQSEIVNRSRELVQRRTVRVL, from the coding sequence ATGAAAACGAACGGAGGCGGATCGATCGACCTGTTCAGGGCCCTGAAAACGTTCGCCGCAACCGCCGAGTCGACAAGTTTCTCGGAGGCCGGCCGTCAACTTGGCGTGACACCCGGCGCGGTGAGCAAACAGATCGGCATGCTCGAGACATTGCTCGGGTGCCGGCTATTCCAGCGCACGACACGCCACCTGTCGGTGACGGACGAGGGGCGGCGCCTGTACACGATGGTGCACGAGCCCGCGCAACAGATCGAAGATGCGATCGCGGCGCTGTCGTCTGACGAAACCCAATTGAGCGGCACCGTGAAGGTATCGTTGCCGATCGCCTTCAGCCGCGTCGCGCTGTTGCCGGTGTTGAGCCGGTTCCGCGAGCGCTACCCCCAGGTCACGCTCGACCTGCGATTCGAAAATCGCCACGTGGACCTGATTTCGGAAGGATATGACTGCGCGATCGGACAATTGCACGATACGGATTCCAGTGTGGTCGCGCGTACGCTCGCTCCTTTGACGCTCATTTTGTGCGCGGCGCCCGCGTACCTGGAGCAGCACGGCGCACCGCAGTCGATCGAGGACCTCACGCATCACGAACTCATCTCGTTCCGTTCTCCCAGTTCGGGAAGAATCCAGACGTGGAAATTGCAGGCGCGAAACAAGGAAGTCGTATTCGAGCCGGGCTCGCATCTCATCGTCTCCGATACGGAAGCGTTGACGGAGCTTGCCCTCGGCGGGTGCGGCATCGCGCTTCTTGGTGCCCATCATGCGGCCGGGCTGATTGCCGCCGGCAAGCTGAAGTGCGTACTGACGAAGTTCGTGTCACGGCGCAGCGACATCTGCATCTACTACGCAGCGAGAAAGCACTTACCGCCGCGCGTCGCGGCGTTCGTCGAATTCGTGGTCGAGGAAGTCCGGCAGAGCGAGATCGTCAATCGATCAAGGGAACTCGTTCAGCGGCGTACCGTTCGAGTCCTCTGA
- a CDS encoding 2OG-Fe(II) oxygenase: protein MLTLFRGTGCNRFFDMAELAHPLQSLPLSFAVGSMHGTMRRPRGEPATGPVRSRCYYLSFRSGSPCRYPPRTPVRISTQHRRSKEQAVTRSHPPARFDAPGDEHHRRIVDAIHDHGWSEQDNFLPPDLTLALALECAALATAGTLKMARVGHGTAHSLQRDVRGDRIQWLEAGQSEARDRYLAIMEMLRIALNRGLFLGLEEYESHFAYYAPGASYLRHRDQFRDDDSRTVSVIVYLNADWLPEHGGALRLHPEGLSTQDISPVGSRIAVFLSADMLHEVLPATRDRMSLAGWFRRRS from the coding sequence TTGCTTACCCTGTTCCGCGGCACTGGCTGCAACCGGTTTTTCGACATGGCGGAATTGGCCCATCCCCTGCAATCACTTCCGCTTTCGTTTGCTGTCGGTTCCATGCATGGAACCATGCGGCGACCACGCGGAGAGCCGGCCACAGGACCCGTGAGAAGTCGGTGTTACTATCTTTCGTTCAGATCAGGCTCCCCTTGCCGATACCCGCCTCGGACGCCCGTTCGAATTTCCACCCAGCACCGTCGTTCGAAGGAACAGGCAGTGACCCGATCACACCCGCCGGCGCGTTTCGATGCCCCCGGAGATGAACATCATCGACGTATCGTGGATGCCATTCATGATCATGGCTGGTCGGAACAGGACAATTTTCTTCCACCGGATTTGACGCTCGCGCTGGCGTTGGAATGTGCAGCGCTTGCGACGGCCGGGACGCTCAAAATGGCGCGTGTCGGCCATGGTACGGCGCATTCGCTGCAGCGCGATGTGCGCGGCGACCGGATTCAGTGGCTGGAGGCGGGCCAGTCCGAAGCCCGCGACCGGTATCTGGCGATCATGGAAATGCTGCGTATTGCGTTGAATCGCGGGCTCTTTCTGGGACTCGAAGAATACGAAAGCCACTTCGCATACTACGCCCCGGGCGCTTCGTATCTGCGACACCGCGATCAATTTCGCGATGACGATAGCCGCACGGTGTCTGTCATCGTCTATCTGAATGCGGACTGGCTGCCTGAGCACGGCGGTGCGTTGCGGCTACATCCAGAGGGCTTGAGCACGCAGGACATCTCGCCAGTCGGCAGCCGGATCGCAGTGTTTCTTTCCGCCGACATGCTGCACGAAGTATTACCTGCGACGCGCGACCGCATGTCGCTCGCGGGATGGTTTAGACGCCGCTCATGA
- a CDS encoding ArsR/SmtB family transcription factor, with the protein MFHAIADPTRRTILDRLRQGPVRVKDLAAGFEQSRPAISKHLKLLCDAELVIAEPAGRERVYRLQGAPLQQVAGWIDAYRTHWQVSLDNLKELMEKS; encoded by the coding sequence GTGTTTCACGCGATCGCCGATCCCACTCGACGTACGATTCTCGATCGGCTGCGCCAGGGCCCAGTGAGGGTCAAAGACCTCGCTGCAGGCTTTGAGCAAAGCCGTCCGGCCATCTCGAAGCACCTGAAGCTGCTATGCGACGCGGAACTTGTCATTGCGGAGCCGGCGGGGCGCGAACGGGTGTATCGCCTGCAAGGCGCGCCGCTGCAACAAGTGGCGGGCTGGATTGACGCCTACCGAACGCACTGGCAGGTCAGTTTGGACAATCTCAAGGAACTGATGGAGAAATCATGA
- a CDS encoding YfiR family protein, translating into MHARVCAAAACHAAAMTRGRRGWAAWLHHALLAVACALGAAPAALAETPASAAGPANDTRGVDTASRADPTTSPRDAAVRQVVLGIISFTHWPTPPARLRLCVTGRPDYASGLVGALQAGATPLDVQRIGFDDPAIGAACDVVYLGDLSVDERQQVRAAVAGHPVLTISEHDSSCTAGSMFCLNVDVERITFDINLDAVARSGVRVHPNVLNLARRPLTP; encoded by the coding sequence ATGCATGCGAGGGTTTGCGCGGCGGCTGCCTGTCATGCGGCCGCAATGACGCGCGGTCGGCGTGGCTGGGCCGCCTGGCTTCACCACGCCTTGCTCGCGGTGGCTTGCGCGCTGGGCGCGGCACCGGCCGCGCTCGCCGAGACACCCGCCAGTGCAGCCGGTCCAGCCAACGATACGCGCGGCGTCGACACCGCGAGCCGCGCCGATCCCACCACTTCGCCGCGCGACGCCGCCGTGCGCCAAGTCGTGCTAGGCATTATCAGCTTCACGCACTGGCCGACGCCACCCGCCCGCCTGCGCCTGTGCGTGACGGGCCGGCCCGACTACGCGAGCGGCCTGGTCGGCGCGCTGCAGGCCGGCGCGACGCCGCTCGACGTGCAGCGCATTGGCTTTGATGATCCCGCTATCGGCGCAGCCTGCGACGTCGTCTATCTCGGCGACCTGAGCGTCGATGAGAGACAGCAGGTCAGAGCCGCCGTGGCCGGCCATCCGGTCTTGACCATCTCGGAACACGACTCGTCCTGTACCGCCGGCAGCATGTTCTGCCTCAATGTTGATGTCGAACGCATCACGTTCGACATCAATCTCGACGCCGTGGCGCGCAGCGGCGTACGGGTTCACCCGAATGTGCTCAATCTTGCTCGGCGGCCGCTGACGCCATGA
- a CDS encoding 4a-hydroxytetrahydrobiopterin dehydratase: MNGDLLSRHCVPCRGDVPPLTELQAIDWLAQTPGWALVDEGRRVERKFGFKDFTQAYEFVAKVSRLADAEGHHPDICFGWGWATVSWKTKKIKGLHENDFIMAAKTNSLAGS, translated from the coding sequence ATGAATGGCGATTTGCTGTCGAGGCATTGTGTGCCTTGCCGCGGCGACGTTCCGCCTCTCACGGAACTACAGGCCATCGACTGGCTGGCCCAGACACCCGGCTGGGCGCTGGTCGACGAGGGCCGCCGCGTCGAGCGCAAGTTCGGCTTCAAGGATTTCACGCAAGCCTACGAATTCGTGGCCAAGGTTTCCCGCCTCGCGGACGCCGAGGGACACCATCCCGACATCTGTTTTGGCTGGGGCTGGGCCACTGTTTCATGGAAGACGAAAAAGATCAAGGGCCTTCACGAGAACGACTTCATCATGGCGGCGAAGACGAACAGTCTTGCCGGGTCGTAA